The Hippoglossus hippoglossus isolate fHipHip1 chromosome 4, fHipHip1.pri, whole genome shotgun sequence DNA window CACGGAATTTGACGCGGATGAGCACCAATTAGAACTGCGCCTCCCTTTCTAGTAACCTGAttggtgaaaaataaaaagattgtcCAATGAGAGGCGTCAGTGGGCGGGACTTCCGGCTGGAGAGGGGGCGTTTATTGTTTGGAGGGAAGTTTAAGTCAAAGACTCGATCAAAGCAAAACAACGAGAATAAACAACCGCTGAAAGTTTCCACTGTTTAACAACAACTCCCCTCCGAGAAGTGAAGATGCGGAAAGACGGACTTTATAGTTAACTCTTGGTTTTATGTGTTAAAACATTAGTAGTTCGCGACGTTTAATGAGTCGATGGCGTCCGCAGCTTCCCAGTCGCTGTTAGCCCCGCTAGCTAACGGTAGCCTCCATTAAGAGTGACCCACGTCTGGGCTTCTCGGGCTCGGGCCGCGGGGGCCGAAGATGCAGGGACGCGGTCACAGATGATTAGTAAGCGGACAGAGATGATCATGGATCGAAGGAAGAGAAGTCTGGAGGGTCAGCTGTGTAAAGCTGTGAACGATGGAGAACCCAGGTGATCGTCTGACCCCCCccctctttgttttgtgttttgtccagACATGTTTTCTGTCCAGGCCGGAACAGTATTACTGTGATTACGAGATGTTACTCTGGATAATACAAGTCAAACACTTAGTATGGACCGTGTGGAGCCATTACAATATGAtatcagtaaatatatatatttactatcTGTCAGTGGCTGTTGTTATTTATGATCGTAAAGACACTCGGCTTCAATTTCATCAGAGATTAACTCATCAAAACTATATTTCATGGATAAAGGATCAAATCTAGACATCGTGGTCGAATTATAAACCACACAGATACTGTTTTTGCTAAATGGATTAGACGAGACGACCCTGACACAGTCTCACTTAAGAATTATTGTTGAAATGATTTTTGCTCTATTGTCCAGTAactagagatgttccaatatcattattcatttaaaagaataataactTGTTCTGACAGCTGTATGTTAATAATCCTGTACAGAAGTGATGATTGCTGTGATTGTTGTGGGGCCCgtctcaggttaaaccctttgaaataTAGATGTATACAGATAATGAATAGAACTTCTTTTATTGTGTAGTTTGACAATCATAACTGAATCCAGGTTAAATGCAACAATTACCTCCTTTTATATAGCTCGAAACTGACGTCTTTCATACGGTACATGTCGCCGTTTTACTTGAGGGACTTATATAGCCATATTGTTGACATTTAACTCTACACCACTGTGGCAGTACAGCACAAAAGCTGTTTTTGAATGGCAAAAAATAATTGATTTCTGGGAATAGAAAATGTGCAGTTTTATCTGagtgaaactaatatactttagAGATGTGGTATCGTATTGGCACACGCCACTCATTTCCAATGCTGGCATCTGTATCGCAACATCTCTGCCAGTAACATTTTATGACACGTCACCATGCACTTGTTTGCAGTAAAGCAACACTCCCTTGATGTATTCCACGACGTAGTATACATCAGATTGTAACAGATCTCTCTTCCTCGGCAGATCCGTGCAGCTGCTTCTTTCACAAGGTGCTCGTCCCGACCTGTTGGGCTGTAAAGGGGTCGCTGCGATACACCTGGCTGTTGGCAAAGAAACGGAGAAGAACATGCGTTGCCTGAAAATGATGCTGGAATTTGGAGCGGACCCCAATATTAGGTATGGTcactaaaaagtgaaaataatgaatgttaGTTATTTTTCCATATCACATTCTCCACCTATATAACCACAGAACTTATAACCAGTAATGGAAATCACTTTTGACCAGTGCAACAGATGCATCATCTGTAAGTGTCAATGATGTTGAGGAATTTTTTGAGCAGACAATTTATGTATTATCAATGATTTTCCATgagaaaaatgttaaaatagaGACATGACTCACTGTTCAAGTTCTTGAGCATAATTCTAATATAgtattttgtgtctttatttgaaTTTCTCCCAGGTCGTCCGAGGGCCTGACTCCTCTTCACATTGCTGCACTGTGGGGATGTTACCAAAATCTGAAGATGCTCTTGATGAATGGAGGAGACCCAAACATCAAAGACAATGTAAGAATAGACTTGAGGAAAGTGTATGAGGCACTTTTCAGGACATGGAAAATTAAGATAAAGGGACTTGTGCATAAAACACCTAGCATTATCTAAAATCAATGTTTATAAATGGAGATTtgttgtaaaaatataaatacaaattcttGCAGGAAGGGAATACACCAGGGCAGCTTGCAGTGCAACAGGAGAATCGGAAATGTGCCCTGGTCCTCCAGGAATACCAGGCCAGCTCAGTagacacagaggaggacgaCTCACCTCAATTTCAATACTGTAAGATCGTCTCTTTTTAAGATTTGTTCTGTTGGTGATTACGATATTTAGTTGTTCATCAGATAATTTAAGTGCAAAAATTATTCATCTAACTTGTACTATTTCCATAACTATATCGAAAGAAAGCCATACTTCCACCAGTGGTGTTACAAATGGTAGTGACATATACTATGGTAATTTACctaatttaagtttttaataTTGTACTTCACTTGTCAGCAGTCTGTCACAtcattataataaaacatttattaaattgtatACTAACAATGACATGCAAGTCTTGACTTTGCATATTGTTTTTCTCAAATAACACTGGGAACCAGGGCAGTTAGGCAATAAATACCACCAGTACCTGCTGTAATTTACTTCAAAATTTACCTGTAACATTCACTATTTTCCCgccaaatgaaacaaacacaaggccgatcatctgtctgtcacagtgTCTGAAGACCGGCTCGTGAtagttttttaccttttgttgaaactgttaatttataactgtgttttttctccacagctGTGTATTCAGACCAAACCGACACGTCCAGCTACCCTGCGTCagactccagcttcagctcccaCTCGTCTATGATGAGTGACTCTGGTGAAGCCTTGTTGAGCAGCACAAGGCGCTCATCATTCTTTAACATGGCTAACATGAACGGGGGGCCAGGTTGCAGAGGATTTTCATATAACAGGCTTTCTGATGTGGACTCAATGAGACATCACAACCAGGACTGGAACAATTCCTTTGCACACTGGGCAGCTGAGGGTCCCTCCATACTATCAAGCACTCGCATGTCTGCAGTGGGGCTTGCAGCTCCAATGCCGATCCTTAAGGAGGATGATTTATTAACAAACGATGATGTGTTCAAGTCAAAAGAAAACGAACATGCTGACGGCAGAATCTCTCCCTCCAGAAGAGACACTCTTCCAGCACTTCACTCTAGGCGAACATGTCGCAAGAGCGTGAGCTTTAGGGATGTCGATGAATTTTTCCCCGTTTTTAGTCCCGATTCTCCCAAACAGCAGCACACTGTCGACGGCAGCCAGTGCCCCAGCaacttaacctttgacctttctgaGTACTCTGGCTTCCTGGATTCAGAACGCATGGCCACTGTTTTACACAAGCAGGGTATTGACGTCACATCGCCGGATCATGTCTATGTTTTCAGCAGGGAGTGCAGCACGAGCACAGAAGAGGACATGGAGAAAACAGTCATCAATCATTGTGCTTTGCAAGAGAGtgatgatggagaggagagggaaactTTAAAAGAGGCTCAGGTTAATATAGCTGAACAGCCAGCACGGTCCTGTGGGAGCAGTAGCAGCGGCACGGCTAGTAGTGATTACAGTAGCTGTGACAGTGACCATTACACCAGTGCTCTGGATGCGTCTGTTTTACACcctgctgaggaggaggcgTCTGTCGGGCATGAATCTGGCAAAAAGACTGAGATTTCTACAGACTCTGATTCTGAATGTATGTGGCGAACTGGGAATCTCACACCTGTTAAACCCCAGATAGATTCAGAACCTGAAACTACAGAgcatttacagaaaatacttgATAAACTGTCCCTGCGTGAGTTAAAATCCTCAAACAATGAAGCATTTGCATCTAACGGTTCTGTTGTGGATACTTCAAGTGAAGGCGGTGTTGACGAGGAGGCTACAAAGCTAACGACAGATGCCGAATCTGATGCAGTTCAGGTTTTAGAGGAAGTAGCCGACCTTCCGTTCACGCCAAGTCCTTTCGTAACTGGCAGGACTCGCTCCAGGTTGAGTCGCTGCTCACTGAGAACAAGCAAAACGCACGAAAGCCTCCTTCTCACTTCGTCTCTGTTTGAGGAGACCCTGCCTTCGCCAGTTCGAACACGCCACCAGACGCCCAGGTCTCGGAGCAGTAAAGACTACTACAGTTCACCACATGTGACTCATTATACGCCATCATATTCAGGGAGTAGCACAGGAGGAGACCCCTTACCTGCAGATTGCCAGGACACGCAGTCCTGCACCCTGAGAGCTGGTTCAAGTGTTAGCCATAGCCAAGAGGATACCATCATCCTCTCCAAGAGTGTAACTGAATCACAGACTTTATCAGATACAGTGTTACTGGGTAAAGACCAGGACTCTGTAATGGATGCTTATGAAATAAACCTGGCAGAGGTTGCGCTTGCTATGCGAGGCCAAGACAGGGATGTTGCTAAAGGTTTAGATTTTATGACCGATGATCTGACGAGTACAGATGAGGCAACAACAAAGGGGAATGTAAACGATAACCCTGTTGAGGCCAGAAGCGACAGCGTAAGAAATGAAGATCTCTGGATCACTGAGGACTGCAGCTCTCAGCCGGACTCTGCGTCCTCTTCATCCAGCTCCAGTTACTTTTCCCCAAGGAGGTCCAGGGACGACTCTGACCCGGTGAGCACCCCGGGCACAGGATGCACCCCGAGGTACAGCATGAGCCGACTGTCGGGCTGTCGCAGGTCACAGCACCTGGCGAACGTGTCTTACACACCCGGAGGGCGTCCGCTCATTCAGGATCTGGAAGAACCGGTGGAGTACCTGTACACCGATACAGAACAGGGCCACAAGTTGATCGAGACCCACGTCCCGCCGACTTCGGACACCTCGTTCAGCTCGAGCACGAATACCACTAGCAGCGAGGACACCATCCTTTATGACTGGCGCTTCGTGCAGACCGAATTGacgagcagcagaggaaaggagaaccaGAAGCCTCCGACGgtgataaagaaagagaaacatgatGAGGGGGAGAGTCCTCTTTTACCAGACACTAAAGGGATAACAGACAAGGAGCTGAGATCGAGGCTCCTCGAGCTGGGGGAGAGTCCGGGTCCGATCAGCAGCCGCACCAGGCCCACATACATGAAAAGGCTGCGCCGTCTGATGCAGGAGTCCCAATCCCCGCATCACCAGAAGCAATTAGGCCAGCCGCAAACAggtgaggcttttttttttgttattgattCAGTTATTGATAACTGTTTATCTACATTTAGGTAATGATAGTAGCAGCTTTGGGATGAGATTGGATGAGAGTGTATAAGAAGATAAATGTCAcc harbors:
- the ankle1 gene encoding ankyrin repeat and LEM domain-containing protein 1, which codes for MISKRTEMIMDRRKRSLEGQLCKAVNDGEPRSVQLLLSQGARPDLLGCKGVAAIHLAVGKETEKNMRCLKMMLEFGADPNIRSSEGLTPLHIAALWGCYQNLKMLLMNGGDPNIKDNEGNTPGQLAVQQENRKCALVLQEYQASSVDTEEDDSPQFQYSVYSDQTDTSSYPASDSSFSSHSSMMSDSGEALLSSTRRSSFFNMANMNGGPGCRGFSYNRLSDVDSMRHHNQDWNNSFAHWAAEGPSILSSTRMSAVGLAAPMPILKEDDLLTNDDVFKSKENEHADGRISPSRRDTLPALHSRRTCRKSVSFRDVDEFFPVFSPDSPKQQHTVDGSQCPSNLTFDLSEYSGFLDSERMATVLHKQGIDVTSPDHVYVFSRECSTSTEEDMEKTVINHCALQESDDGEERETLKEAQVNIAEQPARSCGSSSSGTASSDYSSCDSDHYTSALDASVLHPAEEEASVGHESGKKTEISTDSDSECMWRTGNLTPVKPQIDSEPETTEHLQKILDKLSLRELKSSNNEAFASNGSVVDTSSEGGVDEEATKLTTDAESDAVQVLEEVADLPFTPSPFVTGRTRSRLSRCSLRTSKTHESLLLTSSLFEETLPSPVRTRHQTPRSRSSKDYYSSPHVTHYTPSYSGSSTGGDPLPADCQDTQSCTLRAGSSVSHSQEDTIILSKSVTESQTLSDTVLLGKDQDSVMDAYEINLAEVALAMRGQDRDVAKGLDFMTDDLTSTDEATTKGNVNDNPVEARSDSVRNEDLWITEDCSSQPDSASSSSSSSYFSPRRSRDDSDPVSTPGTGCTPRYSMSRLSGCRRSQHLANVSYTPGGRPLIQDLEEPVEYLYTDTEQGHKLIETHVPPTSDTSFSSSTNTTSSEDTILYDWRFVQTELTSSRGKENQKPPTVIKKEKHDEGESPLLPDTKGITDKELRSRLLELGESPGPISSRTRPTYMKRLRRLMQESQSPHHQKQLGQPQTVDFGYSPELCRALKTFQLPDCQTDEQDLCQQFDQPDQNRKWREGVIKSSFNYLLLDPRVTKNLPFRSHTMTPQECFQAFVNAIFYVGKGKRSRPYSHLYEALEYYRGDKTCKKLCPKVQHILQVWEAGQGVVSLHCFQNVIPVEAFTREACMVEAIGLKMLTNQKRGDFYGVASNWQVKRKRELGVHMLSRAMQIFLAEGERQLRPADIRQ